The genomic window TTTCGATTGTTATACGGTATTAGCACCTGTTTCCAAGTGTTATCCCCTTCTGATGGGCAGGTTACCCACGTGTTACTCACCCGTTCGCCACTCCTCTTTTTCCGGTGGAGCAAGCTCCGGTGGAAAAAGAAGCGTTCGACTTGCATGTATTAGGCACGCCGCCAGCGTTCGTCCTGAGCCAGGATCAAACTCTCATAATATGCTAGTTCCTCACAGCGATAGCTGATGTGGAACTGTAGTTCGAAATTTACTTTCGAACATCATAATAGTTCATTTGTTAAGCTCAATTTGTTTGCTAGCATATTGCTTGCTTGTTAAAAATGTTTGTTGTCTTGAATTGAATCAAGACGCCCTACACATTTGGTTTGTCTTACTTTGTTCAGTTTTCAAAGGTCTACCTGATAAATGAAACACAACTGCTTCAATTCATCATTTGCGATTGCCGTAGCAACTTTTATATCTTAGCAAATTCCCGAATGATTGTCAACTAATTTTTAAAAGTTTTTCGAACTCGTTTTTCACGAGGTCGTTTTAGCAACTCACTTATCATAACTCGTTGTTTGTTATTTGTCAACAACTTTTTTTGTTTTTTTCTTTACGAAATCAACATCTATAAATAGTCACCAATTAACCAACTTCGTTATATTATCATACTAAAATATGATTGTCAATAAAACTTTTAAACAAATTTCATGATTGTTTTCATGTTTTAGCAACGTTGACTATACTATCATTAAAAAAAAGATTGGTCAAGGTAAAATTTCACTTTCACACCACCTAATCTTTTTTTATTACTCACCTTTCTTTTATTTCGTTTTCCTGATAATCGAAATAAGAAAAATCAGCATAGCTTCCGCCCTTTAGTGCCAGATCATGAACACCTATGCCAACAAAGTTTCCCGTAAAGCCACCTGATAGGGTCTGCACATCGATCCTTGCACCAACCTTTTCCCATGATTGCGAACCTTTCACATAAAATTGTCCACTCGTTCCTTCAACAACTACTTTAAGTATTGTTTCTTTTTCTGTTAGCGGATAAGTGTCAGCGCTAATCGTGACATGACCTTCCACTGCACTGAGTACACGAAGACATTTACCTACCTCTTCATCCCACGTCACACAACAGTAATAATAATTTTCTTCATTTAGAAAAAGAAGTAATCCTGCCATCTGGTTGAAGTGACTAGGCTGATATTCTAACTGTGTTTGGGCAACAAATGAAAAAGCGGTTTGTCGGATCGCTAATAAATGTTGATCAAATGTCGACTGTGGTGATTCACCTGCAATCATCCTTAGATAGCCATCTCGGCTAGTCAAATCGCACCAAGTTCTATCTGGCATGCAACGTCGAGCATTCCATCTTTTATTCATCGCCCCTTTAAAATCGTCGAAAAATCGCGGAATGATTTTTTGGATCACTTTTTCTTTTGTTGGAATAACTACTATTTCTTTTGGTTGATTGCCACCCTCTTTTATCCGTAACCATCCGTCTTCAGTCCAATACACTTCTTGGATCGCTGTTTCTCTACCTAAAATAGCAGATCCTTCGATTGGTCGAGTGCAAAGATGGACCATATACCAGCTGCTGAACTCTGTCTGGACTAAACTTGCATGTCCCGCACATTGTAAGGTTGATGTTGGATAGCCACTAGCTGTCAACATAGGATTTTGGGGATCGACCTCATATGGGCCTAATAAATCACGACTGCGACAAACAGTTACAGCATGACCACCTCCAGTTCCTCCCTCAGCTGTCAATAAGTAATAGTAGTCGTTGATATAGTAAAGATGCGGAGCTTCCGTTTTTGCGAGTTCCGTACCTGGAAAAATCATATGAACTGGTCCAATCATTTGTTTTTGCTTTGGATCATATTCTTGGATGATGATCCCTGCCGATTTATTTGGTGTAGCTAGTCGAAAGTCCCAT from Enterococcus sp. DIV1094 includes these protein-coding regions:
- a CDS encoding glycoside hydrolase family 43 protein — encoded protein: MFQSKVVNPIIRGFNPDPNILKVGEHYYVIVSSFEWLPGIRVYESTDLINWEHKTDILTDQVSLKGNPINGSIWAPQISYSDGRFYLVYTDVKSVARPFKDAHNYMMSATNIEGPWENPIYLNSSGFDPSLFHDPRTGKKWLLNERWDFRLATPNKSAGIIIQEYDPKQKQMIGPVHMIFPGTELAKTEAPHLYYINDYYYLLTAEGGTGGGHAVTVCRSRDLLGPYEVDPQNPMLTASGYPTSTLQCAGHASLVQTEFSSWYMVHLCTRPIEGSAILGRETAIQEVYWTEDGWLRIKEGGNQPKEIVVIPTKEKVIQKIIPRFFDDFKGAMNKRWNARRCMPDRTWCDLTSRDGYLRMIAGESPQSTFDQHLLAIRQTAFSFVAQTQLEYQPSHFNQMAGLLLFLNEENYYYCCVTWDEEVGKCLRVLSAVEGHVTISADTYPLTEKETILKVVVEGTSGQFYVKGSQSWEKVGARIDVQTLSGGFTGNFVGIGVHDLALKGGSYADFSYFDYQENEIKER